Proteins encoded within one genomic window of Candidatus Glassbacteria bacterium:
- a CDS encoding DNA-3-methyladenine glycosylase I: MKTTCAWVPGEDPLYKAYHDSEWGVPVHDDRTIFEFLTLESAQAGLSWITILRKRENYRAAFSGFDPEKVARYDEKKFNALMGDAGLIRNKLKIRAAIDNAQRFLEVAGEFGTFDKYIWGFVGGKTIVNSWKTLQELPVFTPEAEALSKDLKRRGFKFVGPTVVYSHMQATGMVLDHTTDCFRYKELLPQ, translated from the coding sequence ATGAAAACCACCTGCGCCTGGGTCCCCGGCGAGGACCCTCTGTATAAAGCCTACCACGACAGCGAGTGGGGCGTGCCGGTCCATGACGACCGCACCATCTTCGAGTTCCTCACCCTCGAGAGCGCCCAGGCCGGCCTGAGCTGGATCACCATCCTGCGCAAGCGCGAAAACTACCGCGCCGCGTTCAGCGGTTTCGACCCGGAAAAAGTGGCCCGCTACGATGAGAAAAAATTCAACGCGCTGATGGGTGATGCCGGGTTGATCCGCAACAAGCTCAAGATCCGCGCGGCGATCGACAACGCCCAACGCTTCCTGGAGGTTGCCGGGGAGTTCGGTACGTTCGACAAGTATATCTGGGGTTTCGTGGGCGGGAAAACGATTGTCAACTCCTGGAAAACCTTGCAGGAACTGCCGGTATTTACTCCGGAGGCCGAGGCGCTGAGCAAGGACCTCAAGCGGCGCGGCTTCAAGTTCGTGGGGCCGACAGTGGTTTACTCCCACATGCAGGCCACCGGGATGGTGCTCGACCACACCACGGACTGCTTCCGCTACAAAGAACTGCTGCCGCAATAG
- a CDS encoding sulfurtransferase TusA family protein, with amino-acid sequence MAAADDTLNLVGTPCPMNFVQIKTVLDRSEPGRPLAVLVDSGPVGQDLADSLRMGGYDILAIEERGNSLLVTVRKRKIISARPVSRRDDTPCHKSARRRRR; translated from the coding sequence ATGGCAGCCGCCGACGACACGCTGAACCTGGTGGGCACGCCCTGCCCGATGAATTTCGTCCAGATCAAAACCGTGCTGGACCGCTCCGAGCCGGGCAGACCGCTGGCCGTCCTGGTCGATTCCGGGCCGGTGGGACAGGACCTGGCCGACAGCCTGCGCATGGGCGGTTATGATATCCTGGCTATCGAGGAGCGGGGGAATTCGCTGCTGGTAACTGTCCGTAAACGCAAGATAATCAGCGCCCGGCCGGTCTCCCGCCGCGACGACACCCCGTGCCATAAGTCAGCGCGCAGGCGGCGGAGGTAG